A stretch of DNA from Aspergillus flavus chromosome 3, complete sequence:
TAGGACACTTCCAGTGGGGCGGCGAGAACTTCTCCCACACGGCCGATGATGTCCATTTTGCAATCGAAGGAGACGACGAAGTGCCAGTTCTACGTGCAGTCCTGCTCAATGGCGAGGGAGAGCCCGTTGAGAGCAATGTAAATCTTTCTGAGCGAATCAACAATGACGACGGTGCCTTTGTCTTCGCGTGATGTCTGTCTAATGAGTTGAATAACGATACATGTACACTGGAGGGAGGTAGTTCAATTGACGATTCTCAAGCCATCCTCTGTGGAAACGATATCTAGTGAGATAATAAAGCATGCCATCAAGGCCTGACGATGTAGCCCTAACTCCTCCTAAATTACTCAT
This window harbors:
- a CDS encoding Cyanovirin-N, which codes for MSFHQSAEDIEIKDNHILFARLRNEDGDLKDAEINLDEFLGNDDGHFQWGGENFSHTADDVHFAIEGDDEVPVLRAVLLNGEGEPVESNVNLSERINNDDGAFVFA